The Neoarius graeffei isolate fNeoGra1 chromosome 7, fNeoGra1.pri, whole genome shotgun sequence genome includes a region encoding these proteins:
- the LOC132888886 gene encoding ladderlectin-like codes for MKGDDKDKVKMITQNIIELSGLLLLYWCNNFLKTQCVAEQASLASVHNLDEHSFLQNLLRVTGISYAWLGAYNLQGTWRWIDRTRFSYSNWYSLSSVSSYPCVFIRNNVGWSNTNCVNRYPFFCSTDPSKC; via the exons ATGAAAGGGGACGATAAAGATAAGGTGAAGATGATTACTCAGAATATTATAGAGCTTTCAGGATTACTGCTATTGTACTGGTGCAACAACTTCCTGAAG ACACAGTGTGTAGCTGAACAGGCAAGTTTGGCATCTGTACACAACCTCGATGAACATAGCTTCCTGCAGAATTTGCTTCGAGTCACGGGCATATCATACGCTTGGCTTGGTGCCTACAACCTCCAG GGAACATGGCGCTGGATTGACAGAACTCGGTTCTCCTACAGTAACTGGTACTCACTAAGCAGTGTATCCAGCTACCCGTGTGTTTTCATAAGGAACAATG TTGGCTGGTCTAACACTAACTGTGTAAATAGATATCCATTCTTCTGTTCTACTGACCCAAGCAAATGCTAA
- the LOC132888885 gene encoding ladderlectin-like, which yields MNELSVNIPGCSAKFPAQPEQNQKLAEETTEVVVDKLVDADKEEALRQLLAAEDKSGYCRPGWFRHGTRCFLFVRSSQTWNNAETQCVAEQASLASVHNLDEHSFLQNLLRVTGISYAWLGAYNLQGTWRWIDRTRFSYSNWYSLSSVSSYPCVFIRNNAGWSNTNCANRYPFFCSTDPSKC from the exons ATGAATGAATTGTCGGTAAATATTCCTGGATGTTCAGCAAAGTTTCCTG CTCAGCCTGAACAGAATCAGAAACTTGCAG AGGAAACTACTGAGGTGGTCGTTGATAAGTTGGTTGATGCAG ATAAGGAGGAAGCGCTCAGACAACTACTTGCTGCTGAAG ATAAATCAGGCTACTGTCGTCCTGGCTGGTTTAGACATGGAACACGCTGCTTTCTGTTTGTGAGGTCAAGTCAGACCTGGAACAACGCTGAG ACACAGTGTGTAGCTGAACAGGCAAGTTTGGCATCTGTACACAACCTCGATGAACATAGCTTCCTGCAGAATTTGCTTCGAGTCACGGGCATATCATACGCTTGGCTTGGTGCCTACAACCTCCAG GGAACATGGCGCTGGATTGACAGAACTCGGTTCTCCTACAGTAACTGGTACTCACTAAGCAGTGTATCCAGCTACCCGTGTGTTTTCATAAGGAACAATG CTGGCTGGTCTAACACTAACTGTGCAAATAGATATCCATTCTTCTGTTCTACTGACCCAAGCAAATGCTAA